The Thermosynechococcus sp. HN-54 DNA segment TAGGGGGATAATAGGGAAGATGTCGCGTCATAGCTCACTGCAAGAATGACCCAAACCTTTCGTGTTGAGATTCTGCACCAAGGACAAACCTACACGTTTGAAGCCAGTGCTGATCAACCGATCCTGCGATCAGCCACTGCTGCCGGCATTGATCTCCCCAGTTCCTGTAATGCCGGGGTGTGCACCACCTGTGCTGCACAAATTCAAGAGGGCAGCGTTGATCACGGGGATGCCATGGGGCTGAGTCCCGAACTGCGGGAAAAAGGTTATGTGCTCCTCTGTGTGGCTCGCCCCTGTTCGGATCTGAAACTCATCTCTGAAAAAGAGGAAGAGGTCTATAACTTCCAATTTGGTCAATTCCAGAAAGCCTAGGCCTATGGAAGAGTCCCCCCTGCCCGATGAGCCGCTGAGTCGGACACAGGTCTTAGTGGCCATGGCGTTGACAGCCATTTTGTGGCTAATTTTGGCGCGGGTGTGGTTATTTACCCCCTTTTCCGGGGGACTTTTGCCACTGCGCTGGGATGGCTGGGCAGTGGTTTTGGGGATTGCCCTCTGCCTAGGAATTACGGGGATGGGGGCTATTGTGTATCACCTCTGGCCCGCCTACCGCCATGCCTCGGATACCTATCTGAAACTGGTACTTTCACCGCTGCTGTGGCCTGATCTGTTTTGGATTGGCGTTTTGCCCGGCCTCAGTGAAGAACTGCTCTTTCGCGGTGTGC contains these protein-coding regions:
- a CDS encoding 2Fe-2S iron-sulfur cluster-binding protein, which encodes MTQTFRVEILHQGQTYTFEASADQPILRSATAAGIDLPSSCNAGVCTTCAAQIQEGSVDHGDAMGLSPELREKGYVLLCVARPCSDLKLISEKEEEVYNFQFGQFQKA
- a CDS encoding CPBP family intramembrane glutamic endopeptidase, whose translation is MEESPLPDEPLSRTQVLVAMALTAILWLILARVWLFTPFSGGLLPLRWDGWAVVLGIALCLGITGMGAIVYHLWPAYRHASDTYLKLVLSPLLWPDLFWIGVLPGLSEELLFRGVLLPSLGLNWAGIVGSAVCFGILHAGSRQQWPYALWATIVGGLFAYSAVATNNLLLAIVAHTCTNWLAATLWKVSFLRSSPHQP